ATGTTTTGTTACGTTTTGGTTTTATTTGTTTGTAACTTGTTTTGTTggaatcacggtattcctccgccataggtgaggggttttctaataaagaaaggaggtaccgccctcttttaccaaaaaaaaaaaaatcttgccaCATGTCTGCTTCACAGGTTCAAAAATCTTTCATAGGCAAGAGAATTGTGCTACACTAATATACCTGCATATTCTGCAACATGGAGACTGCAAGCTGCAATCTCCCAGCATAAGAGAGGAATTTCCCAAAATACTTTATGGGTATTCTTATACCAAAAAATAGTAAAGCAGTCTATTTTCTTTAAAATCAAGCATACCAATAATTTCTCTCTGCTCTTTGGAATCGAGACCACCAAAAAATTCTTTTTGTTAGCATTAACAAAGGAATACTAAGGTTGTGTTTACTTCATGGAAtgtctattttatttttatagccTGCAAAAGAAGATGTGTTGCCATCATAAAGTAAATGACAatgtaaaaattttataaattcttaacATGAAATAGATAAGGAATGATTGTTTCAAAATTTTACCTTGAGAATATCTATTTTTATCATATTCAATGTTAGATGGAACAACACAAGTTTTTGCATGAAGAATTTTTCTAACTTATTACATTGTTATATAACTTTTACTTGCATTTTCCTTTTATTTCATTCTATTCCTAgaaaattatgaatatatatTCCTTGAACTGAACCAAACATAACTGAAGGCCAAAAATTGCCAAATAACTAAATAACAGCAAGCAATTCCTGTCTCCAATGCAGAAACTGGAAAGGTAGTCTGCAAATGACAGCTGCACAGTGCCTAAATTTTGACATCTGCAGTAAAATTTGAAGTTCAAGTCGAGAGTCGAGAGCTAGCACTTCGATGAGACTCATGGATGGTATtgataatcattaattaaaggTGAAATTGCTTCTTGAACTTTGGAACCAGAAATTGTTTTTGATGAAGAAGTTAATCCACCATACATCCCCTACATTTACATGACTATTTCAATGCAAAATGTTAAATTTAGGCTGCATCTGATATGAGGCTCCTCTCAATAGCATAatgtatacattttttttttttgtaaataattCATTATTATACCGAGTTCATAACACCAAATTTACTTACAGGCTTCCTTCTGCTTGAGGACTGTAGATTTCCTCTTTATCAAACGGCTTACTTCTCCAAGGACATCAGCCAAATTACAGAATTGAAACAAAGTTCTTCAAGTTTCTACTCTTTTCTTGTTGTCAGGAGGCCGAGGGCCTAAAACACTAACATCAATTGTAGCATCATTGACTTGTGATGATTGAATGACTGCATCGTACGCCTTCAAGGCAAGATTCAGGCCCTCATTGCGAGCCCTCAAATAAAACTCAAGGGCAAGCCTTGGTTTGCCATCCTTAGCAAGTGCCTCAATCAGCATTTCATATGTAACCTCATTTGGAGTGATGTTTTGGACTTTCATCCGGTGAAACCATTCGTAAGCCACACTGCCCATCCCTTTCCGTGCGCAACCACTGATAATTGCATTATATGTGACTACTGTAGGTTCAATCCCAGAAGAAGCCATCTCTCGAATGATGGAGTCAACCCTATTAAACTTCCCTTGCCCAACACAGACCGAAGCCATTATTGTGTAAGCATACAAGTTTGGCTCAACACCCACTTTAATCATATGTTCCCACACTCGAAAGGCCTCATCATAAAGTTTCCCTTTTTCAAGGGCACTAAGCAATGCTCCGTAGGATATAATTGTGGGCTTTTCACCTTTCTCCACCATTCTCCTAAATATCTGCACAGCTGCAGTAGGCTCAGAAGCTTTGGAACATGCTATGAGAACTGCATTCCATTCTCTACTTCCAGGTTTTAGACCTTTATCTTCCATCTTGTCGAGCAATCTCACACCCCATCTCCAAATTCCCTTTTTCCTAGCTGCAGTGAGTAGTACGTTGAAATGGGAAACAATCAGTTCATATGATAAATTATTAGGCTTTGGTCCCTTATCCAATAGATTTTCATAAATTTCCAAAGCTGCCCACCACTTTTTAGCCTTCCCCATCAGCCAGATCACATGATTGCATACAGACAAGCTAATATCAGAATGCCTTTCTCTTATTCTGTTATATAATTCTTTTGCCACATTATACTGTTCTCCTCTTGTACATGCCCACACAAGGCGCTCATGTTCAGCCCGACCCAACTGAACCTGTGCCTTGTCCATTTCTGTAATAAGCTTCAGCACATTAGGGCTGAAGTTGTCACCCTTCACAAGCCACTGCCGCATCACTTGATAGCAAATACGAATAGTGAAGTTCTCAAGCTTATCAAATTCATTTTCCCAATCTTCATCAGCATCTCCTCTAATTTGACCTTTTAGATACTTTTCTCTTAATTCAACAAAGAACCTTAGAGCTCCAAACCCGTCTTCGACTCGAAGATAAGCCAATAGAGCTATAGAATAAGATGCGGGAGATGGAGACAGACACTTCTTCTGAATCTCCTCAAGAAAATCAAGGGCTTCTGAAGCTCGTCCTCTCTCCAAGTAAATTCCCATTAGCGTGTTGTAGGTTACAACAGTAGGAACAACACCTTCCATGGCCATATCATTCATGACTCTCTCCACTTGGTCATATTGTTTAGATTGTTTCATTGCACCCAGAAGACTGTTATAGACGAAAAGGTTAGGACCAATAGCACCACCAgtttccttcttccttctcttaaGCCACTCAACAATAGCAAATGCAGAATCAAGTTTCTTGTCTTTGCCAAAACCTTTAATAATGGTTGAGAACACTTGAAGGGGCACTTCCCCCTCATCCTTTAGAACCTCCTGCACATCATCTGCAGTTTTAGAAAATCTTAACCTCAATGCCAGCACCCGAACATCAATTCTACTCTCTTTTTCAATTCCTTCCTTATTTTGTGAATCTACTTCTTTTCCTTCACAAGCACCATCTTCATAGCTATCTCTCACTTCATAATCCAAATTAAGACAACTCACCTTCTCCCTTTCAGATTTTTCTGATAGCCCATTTActgaatttgaattttctttcacAAACTCATTCCCTACTGCTTCTTGGTCCGTTAATGCCCAAGCCAATGCAACAGAATCACTTAAAGAATCCCTCTTTGGCCCATGAAAGAGCCGAACTTCGAATTTTGGGCACACAGAGGAAAACCCATGTCCCAACCCCAATTTTCCAGGAAAATTGAAGTTGGGACAAAACGGGCAACCAGGATTCCAtagttttttccttcttcttgTACTTGAACCACAACAAGAAATACCCAGATCGAATTCCAATTGGGATACTCCCCAAAAGTCACCATTTGCAGCCCAAATGCCTAAAGCTTGCATTTCTTTCAAACAAATTTAGTAGTGGGAAAAGAAACCCAGAACAAAAACGCAGTAAATGAACCAGAAGACATTGAATATAACTCCACAAATGGCTCAACAAGAAACCAGCTGGAATTGCAATTGGGGCACTCCCCACTAGTCATCTGCTGCAGACCAAATGCCCAACGCTTGAAACCCAGAACCAAAATTCAGAAAAAGAACAAGAAGACATTTGAGTACCACTCCACAAATTAGTTTCTATCCTACAGCGAAGAAGTGCAGTAGAGGATAGCTACGGCATTCTTCTGCAATTTGGGTACTGAACTTGCATTTCCACCAACATAGAGAAATGGGTTCAAGGTTCTTACCTTGAAGAAGATTGGTAAACGGAGAGACCTGAGAACTGAGGTTTGTCTTGCTTGAAAAATCTGAGTGATCCTTCTCAACCGCCACTCATCTCACATCCATTCTTTAGCACTTATCGTAGTAGATAATAGATATTTTTTTCCCTCTTCAGTTTCCGTTGGTTGGCGAGCATTTTGGGCTCTAGACCCATATTCACGATGATGCTTAGCCCATTTAGCGACAAATTGGGCCAGGGCCTGTCAGGGTGAGTTTCGGCCCATTTTTTGATAAAATTTCTACTCTAGAAAAAATTATTAAGAGTCAATTTAGTTgtaaaaaacaatttttattttttattattagttttttttagaattaaaaataaaaaacgttattttttataatttgcaacatttatataaaaagaataaaaaataataacgaCTGTTGGCAATATTCACTTGAGgaatatagtttttttttaaatcaataattaaaagaaatgctaccttatttttaaaattttaaaagttctatagaaaaattaggaaatatctttttattattttctgattttttaatttcttataatATTGGAAAAGGGGTcctattataattattttaaaatataaaataaaaaagaaaatagttCTAcacattaaacaaatttaatatttctatttttttagtataaattttttgaaataatgaaatgAAAACTCTTTTTCACAACATTTATTATTGAGTAGTAATGGTAGCACTAGCTCATAGAAGCGAAGTAAGCCATTTTAGATTACATATagaaatgtattttatttttattttttttaactaaagaaggacggcacctccaattatttattgatataccctcacttttgacggaaGAATACCGCGGTTACAAGACAAGTACTAGGAGAATACAGATAGAAAGAATTAAAGGTCTttcaaaaacaacaccaacatccaaccaaaataggactacaaatTCAAACAAAACGAACCAAGAAACATACTGACCAATAAAATACCCCACACATCAAagcaaacaaaagaaaaaataaacttatactaataccaaaagaaaatcaactaaacatatctcatataagtTGTACCCATTTTATCCAGTTTATACAAACCTTTGATCACTCCAgtaagttgactactatttgtaaacaaaataTTCCTCCCCATAGTAGCTTGTCTAACCAAAGCATCTatcactttattcccttctctatacaaatgatttatcAAAAAGTTTACTCCCTATAATAAAccaataagttgctcccaaaaatctcacaaatatCGCAAATAGCATTTATTAGAttttatccaatttactacaatattcgaatcgcATTCAATGTCAATACTGTAATAGCCTAATTGTTTGCAAAGTTTTATTCCTTCCATCACTACTCtcaatttattttcattatttaaacaagaacaaaaatattttgaaaaaccaataaTAAAATAACATGTACAATCTCTAAGGATGCCACTACCACCCGCCAGCCCTGGGTTCCCCtagctgctcccatccaaatttagtttcaacctctctTGCCTTGATTTTAGTCATTTCACGCCTTACATagttttattccttttattcacaatttgcactttcAGATTCTGCAAAATCCGaacatcagcatcctttaactgagtcatAGCTGTCGTGTttttactcaaaacccccacccaatacttaatggacagccacacatatagaaatgtactgaaaataagaattttttttaaaagacttCACATAACAAGCATTTTTTTAAACATGCCAAGCAAAACTCTTGTGTTAATtgataaatattataaataatctTTTTAAGTGTTAACAAATAAGGCCCTAAAACCCCCCAAGTCCACATTATCTAGGGTTTATTTGTTATCATTGTTGTTTTCAACTCTAATCTATTTCTGTTTCTGCACAGTGAAAAAACAGATTATAAAGATGCGTTTGTTTATATTGTTAGTTTTCTGtttttattattgatttttagttgtttgaaaaaaaaataaaaataaaaaattaaattttatggttttcaattgttttgacaacctattgccagaaattttaatatccagaaataattttttgaattggattattcattttatacacttttaaatcaaaataaaatttaaatgaacatatgaatttaattataattaaaataaaaatatacataaatttcaaaaaataatactaaaaccaattaaaaaatgcttttactatttttcaattgttatgtccagtaaaatttttattgtgaagtaaaatttgaaaataaaacaattaagtaaaataattatgaaaaattttgtttttattacAATAATTTTTTGATGTGcattatttataatttaattattttaatcatatttttataatattttgatctaaatattaaaatgagtattttttaattaatttttaatttgtattagtttcaTTAATGTTAGCCAAACAGGTTGCTGATTTCTAGTTTTTGGTTTCTGTTTTcggttttttatttttgtttctaaatttcatttttctaatttttgacaatCATACCAAATGACCTGTAGTGAATAATTATTTTACTCTTCCGTCCTTTTCTTGTTTCAATGCATATAAGTTCTTCACCTCATCTAAGAAATGAGACGAGAGAAAAAAATTCCATGCATTTGGCTAGATTTTTCCTTAGGAGATTATTGTTAgagaaataataaaattatttttgagtctCACCcaattttaaagtttaaagatatagaaatttatttttaatgtcCTCATTCTtctaactaaaataaaaaatttagcacGAAATGTGCGCATATTTTACTGATTCTTAGGTCTAATTCTATTTGGTTGTCAACAAAAAAATTATAGAAGTACGAACTTAAGTGTACGAGAGTGTGcaataattaataaaaacattaaaattgttacTAAAGCATACTTAATACTTTCTTGATTGAATTATCTAGTTTTCAACTTTCCATTTAATATAATACCTTAACATTCATTCTAGTAGAGAAAGGCAGAGAAACGGACTTATTATCCCGATGGATTAGTTGAACTTTCAAAAAATCTCAGACACCATCAATTCCGGCTTAGTTAAACTTTTAACTAaatcaatgttttttttttttacattaacAATTTTTTTTGGGGTCAAAATCCATATTAATTTATACTCCCCTATATTTCTACAACATGTATAGATCCAAAAAAAACTCTTGGACAGATGAAGGTAAACAATTAAGTATAGACCCAATTGCATCCCTTCAAATATAGGGTGCCCTATGTTTAGGGGACAGAAAATCTAGTTGGGTACCTAGAATTACTGTGATTGACAAAAGTTGAGTCTTCAACAAAGCTTCCTCAATTCATATTctagataataaataaataaaaatattaattaattaattaattaattaatctatttatcTTGTACTGCATTCTTTTGGGTCAAGGATCTTTGGCACTTGTGATTGGATACCATTTAATATTTgtcaaaacaagaagcaagaaaTGTGACTTCTTTGTTCACTGTGCATGGTTGATTCTGTCATTAATTTATATTACAAAAACtgattaaataaatcaaaaaattagTCACTAAGCTTAGTGTTTTGGGATTTGTCATAATTTGTCGTCATAACAAAAAATAATGAACTGGATTCCAGTCAAGCCGAGTTgagataataaaatattttaactcgACTCGACTTGAAAATGTTAAACTTGAAATTTGACTCAAGTGCGATCAATCTTGGAATCGTTAAATTGGAACTCAATTCGGTTAGAAGTTCTTAAAATTTGAGCTCGATTCcattataaataaatattaaatacatgtataaatatatataatgtttatataatattagatatatttataaaatatgtattatatgacttatataatataaaaataataaaatttaaaagttcGATTAGGTCAGAAACCCTACTTGAGTACTATTATCAAACTCGAACTTGATTCTTTAAAATACTCGAGTAGTTTatgtaacgccccagaaaataatatgcatggaagtgatttaaaaaaaaaaatttaattaaactaaattaaataaaataatttattaataattattattaattaaataatataatacaataaattaatataatataatattttatatatacatacatacacacacacacacacacacatatatatatatatatatatatatatatatatatatatatatgtataaagtaATATCTTGAGGCACCCCCCtcacagctctctctctctctctctctctctctctctctctccaattttTTGGCATTTCTCGGCTGaatcgaaaaacgaacaccataTCAGGGTCCCAACTTTGCTCCTAAAcattttaaccgaagtggattCATCGTTGGAACGTTGTGGACATCATTTCAGCGTTAAGATAAGAGAAATAGATTATGTTAAggttatattaaaaatatttccgattaaatttgaatatgtgaatttaattagatttatgttatttaaaatatgcatgatttaatttgagtaTGTGcaattaattatattaatattcagattttattttaaaaatatgcatgagttaagttaaactgcagggatttgattatattagattattaggaataatatatgtgtttttctaaatattcaggcaaatggaaatggaaattttgaaatattcttatatgtatatttttaggaaatcaggtattttgagttgagtaaaccctagatGATGATTTAATGTAAATcctcagcaaaatatattttttccaaagagttattatattataaattatcactcaaattgtgtggcatgagtatgaatatttttactatatatatgtatgtatgtcatattattttataattatccAAAGaaagtacgatatgatgatgatTCTCataaaatgttataaatattatggagttatgatatgacagttcagCCAGTTTAATGTTGTGTTCAATACGATATAACAGTTTAGCCAGCTTAATGCAGTAATGCCCCTAAAAATAAAACCCgctattataaatataaataaaattatgctctgataccaccaAATCTATGATACCCCGAACTCAgtggggcccagagtgttatACTCCATATCTGATCTCCTTAAAATATGCTATAGCATCCTGATACCCAAGGTGGGGCACCAGATACACCTATTCATAACTTGTATAATACAGCACAACAGAAATGGAGACCAAGACGGATCATAATGCACATATACTTGGCGTACTCCATGAAAAGAAGagcaaaagatcaagaagaagacatttaaatttcattgtgttgcatttaatttttaatttggtatgtaataattgcatgacatgcatgatgtggatgtaagctcaaaatgaccatagactgaccctagggaccagcactttACATAGAAActcatttcttaattaattatttggtTAGGATCAaagattagggttaaaatgaaGTTTACAAAAATTTTGATCGACCGAAGCCatattttttggcttaattcaaaagcttCGACTATAGGGAACTGGACAAGGACCATAGCTGACCttaggggcaaaattggaatttcatttaccttggtcgaccgaccattgcaaggtcatttgacctcaaTTGACCGAACTgagaaagttgaccaaa
This Malania oleifera isolate guangnan ecotype guangnan chromosome 11, ASM2987363v1, whole genome shotgun sequence DNA region includes the following protein-coding sequences:
- the LOC131168286 gene encoding protein LOW PHOTOSYNTHETIC EFFICIENCY 1, chloroplastic-like, with protein sequence MQALGIWAANGDFWGVSQLEFDLGISCCGSSTRRRKKLWNPGCPFCPNFNFPGKLGLGHGFSSVCPKFEVRLFHGPKRDSLSDSVALAWALTDQEAVGNEFVKENSNSVNGLSEKSEREKVSCLNLDYEVRDSYEDGACEGKEVDSQNKEGIEKESRIDVRVLALRLRFSKTADDVQEVLKDEGEVPLQVFSTIIKGFGKDKKLDSAFAIVEWLKRRKKETGGAIGPNLFVYNSLLGAMKQSKQYDQVERVMNDMAMEGVVPTVVTYNTLMGIYLERGRASEALDFLEEIQKKCLSPSPASYSIALLAYLRVEDGFGALRFFVELREKYLKGQIRGDADEDWENEFDKLENFTIRICYQVMRQWLVKGDNFSPNVLKLITEMDKAQVQLGRAEHERLVWACTRGEQYNVAKELYNRIRERHSDISLSVCNHVIWLMGKAKKWWAALEIYENLLDKGPKPNNLSYELIVSHFNVLLTAARKKGIWRWGVRLLDKMEDKGLKPGSREWNAVLIACSKASEPTAAVQIFRRMVEKGEKPTIISYGALLSALEKGKLYDEAFRVWEHMIKVGVEPNLYAYTIMASVCVGQGKFNRVDSIIREMASSGIEPTVVTYNAIISGCARKGMGSVAYEWFHRMKVQNITPNEVTYEMLIEALAKDGKPRLALEFYLRARNEGLNLALKAYDAVIQSSQVNDATIDVSVLGPRPPDNKKRVET